In Balearica regulorum gibbericeps isolate bBalReg1 chromosome 26, bBalReg1.pri, whole genome shotgun sequence, one genomic interval encodes:
- the C2CD4C gene encoding C2 calcium-dependent domain-containing protein 4C, with product MWLLERLRGVTENGGSRGAGPEESPRGSRYSNVLTPDKIPDFFIPPKLSAAPAEAEGPEPPAAPALGPSASEQDLAGRKPPRSPRPSSRSRPRAAGRHIIQIESAEDWTAEGGFGTNADPQAQTAMSLPYVPKAQTSYGFATLVESPHTRRKESLFHSEHSSLCPSPATSPSAQRRAKLNGESGSRAPTDLGAALMHPGRYFSGGESDTCSSAESSPFGSPLLSRSVSLLKIFSQESQSKVIKLKHSVARNSSLSTDDSSADTSPSAQRRARSTPAGGQPPAALLPLDLPPGRDREHSLRLSRGGSLRLAAEYDPSNARLRVRLVSAEDLYDALVDLRSINCCVSLCLNPGKLQKQRSTIVKNSRNPIFNEDFFFDGLGPGHARKMSLKLKVVNKGSSLKRDTLLGEKELPLTALLSCL from the coding sequence ATGTGGCTCCTGGAGCGGCTGCGCGGTGTGACGGAGAACGGCGGGTCCCGGGGCGCAGGGCCGGAGGAGTCCCCGCGGGGGTCCCGCTACAGCAACGTCCTCACCCCCGACAAGATCCCCGACTTCTTCATCCCGCCCAAGCTGAGCGCGGCGCCTGCCGAGGCTGAGGGCCCCGAGCCCCCTGCGGCGCCCGCCCTGGGCCCCTCGGCCTCGGAGCAAGACCTGGCTGGGCGCAAGCCCCCCCGTAGCCCCCGGCCATCCAGCCGTTCCCGGCCACGGGCCGCTGGCCGGCACATTATCCAGATTGAGAGCGCCGAAGACTGGACGGCCGAGGGGGGCTTTGGCACCAACGCAGACCCGCAGGCGCAGACGGCCATGTCGCTGCCCTACGTGCCCAAGGCGCAGACCTCCTACGGCTTCGCCACACTGGTGGAGAGCCCCCACACGCGGCGCAAAGAGTCGCTCTTCCACAGCGAGcacagcagcctctgccccTCGCCGGCCACCTCGCCCAGTGCCCAGCGCAGAGCCAAGCTCAATGGTGAGAGCGGGTCCCGGGCACCCACCGACCTGGGCGCAGCCCTCATGCACCCCGGCCGTTACTTCAGCGGCGGCGAGAGTGACACGTGTTCCTCGGCTGAGTCCTCGCCCTTCGGTTCCCCGCTGCTTTCCCGCTCCGTCTCCCTGCTGAAGATCTTCAGCCAGGAGAGCCAGTCTAAGGTCATCAAGCTGAAGCACTCGGTAGCCCGCAACAGCTCACTGTCCACCGACGACAGCTCGGCCGACACCAGCCCCAGCGCCCAGCGCCGTGCCAGGAGCACCCCGGCGGGGGGACAGCCACCCGCCGCCCTGCTGCCCCTGGACCTCCCGCCGGGCCGCGACCGGGAACACAGCCTGCGGCTCAGCCGGGGTGGGAGCCTGCGCCTGGCCGCCGAGTACGACCCCTCCAATGCCCGGCTGCGCGTGCGGCTCGTCTCTGCCGAGGACCTCTACGACGCCCTCGTCGACCTGCGCAGCATCAACTGCTGCGTCTCGCTGTGCCTCAACCCTGggaagctgcagaagcagcgCAGCACCATCGTCAAGAACAGCCGCAACCCCATCTTCAACGAGGACTTCTTCTTTGATGGGCTGGGCCCCGGCCATGCCAGGAAGATGTCCCTGAAGCTCAAGGTGGTCAACAAGGGCAGCAGCCTTAAGCGGGACACGCTACTGGGGGAGAAGGAGCTGCCGCTCACTGCCCTCCTGTCCTGCCTGTAG